The sequence below is a genomic window from Sphingomonas crusticola.
GCTACCGTCGCGGCCACGCCGACCTTGGCGCAGCGCCAAAGCGGGTCTCCGCTCGATCACCTGCCCGCCAATGTCCAGCAATTGACCCAATTCGGCGAACGGGCCGATTTCTCGCCCGACAACAAGCAAATCGCTTTCATGGCCAAGAGCTTCGGCGATGCCTTCGTCATCGATCTGGCGACCCGCAAGATCCGATGCCTCACCTGCAATGTTCCCGGCGGCGCGTTCCTGCGCGTCATGCACCTGTCCAACGGTGATTACATTCTGATCGGGCCTGAGCATTTCACCGACATCCGCACCAGCCGGACGCGCGACAATGAACTCTGGTATCTGAGCAAGGCTGTCGGCTCGAAGCCCATCCGGCTCGGCGAGAAGATGAGCGAAGGCGCCGCCGTATCGAAGACGGGAATGCAGATTGCCGTGTCCGAACTTCCTGATCAATATCCCGATTTGGCCAAGAACGCGTCGCGCATCATCACCATGAAGGTCGACCTGTCCGGAGCGGTGCCGCGGCTGACGGAGCGCAAGACCGTCTATGTCAGCAACCGTGAAGACTGCATCACGGAGGCGCAGGACTTCTACGACCATGACACCAAGCTGACGTTCGTCTGCTACAATCGGAAGGATATCCCGCCGCAAGACGACCAATATGCCGACGTGATGAGCCTGGACCTCAAAAGCGGCATCGCGACCAACATGACGCAGCACGACCATTCGTATAACGAGGTCGAGGGCATTTTCCCGGACGGCAAATATACGGCCGTCGAAGCCGATCGTCAGGTCGAGCAACTCGGCGGCCGCCGCGGATCGCACAATATCGACATATGGAAACTCAGGCTGGACGGAACCGGCAAGGATCTCACGCGCCTGACGAACTTCAATGACTATGAAGGATGGAAGGCCTCCAATCCCGTCATATCCACCGACGGCCGGTACATGGCGTTCCAGCTCGCCTCCACCAAGGACGAGGCCGGTGTGGGCTACGGTCTCCTGCTCTACCGCTTCTAGGTAAAGCTCAGCCGGAGCCGGTGGCGATGATGCGATAGGCGACGATATCGTCGGCGCCATAGGCGTCGTAGAGATCATGCGACCAGCGGAGCGAATCACCCTGCGCTCGGACGACGCGCTTTCCGTAGCGGAAGCTGACCTCCACCATCACATCCCCGGCAACCGGCGCACTGCCGCCGTTCCAGCCGATCCATTCCGTTTCCTGCGGTGACATATGCGAGCTCTGCGGGATGAGGATCGAAGTCGACCGCACATGGCGGCCCTACGCAGCAAGGCGGGAATCGCCGCTCCCGCGGCGCGCCATTAAAGGAGACAAGCTAAGCGGCCAGAACCGCGCCTATATCCTCCGACATCCGCCGGGCCGCGGCCGCTAGCGAGTGACCGAGCGTATTGAGCCGTTGATCGGGCAGGCGCGTGATGCTGCCCGAAATGGAGAGCGACGCTCGCACCCGGTTGTTGCGGTCAAATACCGGCGCAGCGACGCAGCGCATGCCGGTGGAATTTTCCTGATCGTCGATTGCGAAGCCGCGCGAGCGAATCTGATCGAGCTGCAGAACGAGCGCGCTCTTCTCAACGATGCTCGCATAGGTCCGGCGGGCGAGCGGTCGGCCCTGCAGGAAGGAATCGAGTTCCGTCGGCTTCCAATGCGCCAGCAACACCTTGCCCGAGGCAGTTGTATGCATCGGCAGATGCGTCCCCGGCTGGCAGGTGCTGGCGCGTTGATCGATCGGCCGGACCTGACCGACATAGCGAACACCCTCCGTATCGGACACGGCGATATTCACAATCTCGTTCGCCTCGACCATCATCGACCGCATGATCGGGCGGCCCAGCCGGCCGAGGTCGCGGACCTGAACAAAGGCCGAGCCAAGCGCAAAGGCCTGCACGCCGATCATCCAACAATTATTGGCAGGATCGAACTCGACGTAGCGAAGTGCTGCCATCGTCGTGAGCAGGCGGTGCGCGGTAGATCGCGGCAATTTTGCAAGCGCGGCAACCTGCGTGAGCGTCAGCCCATCGTCATGTTTCGCCAGCGTATCCAGCAAGCCGAACGCCCGCACCAGAGATTGCACCCGGCCAAGCCGGTCGCCCTCTACTTCGAAATCCGCCATCCCAAGCATTGCTGGTGACCCTCTCCCGCCCCTCTTCCATTTCCGGGAAGTATCTGGCCGGTGCAGCTTACATCCGTAATGGCTTCAGTCCAAGAGGCCGCGCGAAATGGTTTTGCCCGTCGCGCGGGCTATGCTTCCCGCATCGTGAGAACGTCGCGCCGCATCACCTGTACTCGACCATAGTGTTTCATCAGGCGGGACATGTGCGATTGTTTTGGCGATTCAGCCTTCCTAGCACCGCACCGGGCTCGCGAGTGCATATCGGCGGGCAAGCTGCGACGGCCGACCACAAGGCCAGCGGCTCGGGGAGCGACGGTCGGGTATGGGAGATGATGTGCAGGTTACGGGCGAACAAGCCATCATCGAGCCGACCGACCGGAACCGGGCGACCCTCAAGCATATCTACGATGCTGCAATCGACGCGGTGCGTGGAGAAAGCCTCATCCGCTCGCGCTCCCGTCTCGAAGAGAATAACTGGATTTATGAGCATGATGGCGAGCGCATAAGCTGGCCCATCGATCCCGCAGGAGCGATTGTGGCGATCGGCGCCGGCAAGGCGACCGCGTCCATCTTGGCGGGGCTGGAGGCCGTGCTCGGCGACCGCCTGGACGGTGGGCGCGCAATCATCAAGCAGGGTCATGGCGAAGCGCTGAAGCGGATCGAGCTCCGCGAGGCCGGGCACCCCATACCGGACGCGAGAGGCGCGGCCGCGACTGCTGAAATGCTCGAATTTCTGCGGGATCTTGGACCGCACGACAATGTCTTCGTAGCGCTCACCGGCGGGGCCTCGGCGCTGCTGGTCGCGCCCGCCGACGGGATCACCCTCGCCGAGAAGGCGCATGTAACAGATATATTGCTCGCCTCCGGGGCCAACATTTCGGAAATCAACACGATCAGGAAGCGTTTGTCGAAAGTGAAGGGCGGGCACCTGCTGGATGCCATCAGCCCGGCCCGTTCGATCACGCTGATGATCTCCGACGTGCCCGGCAACGACGTGGCGATGATCGGATCTGGCCCGACCTATCGCGACCCTTCCACGCCGCAGGAGGCGCTTGCGATACTCGAACGCTACGGCGTGATGGACAAGATGTCGGCCCCGATATTGGCCGCCTTGCGGCAACCCGTCGATCCCGCAGCGCGCATCGCGGATGACCGCGCTGAGCATGTCGTGCTGGCCGATAGCCACACCTCGCTCGCAGCGGCGCAATCGGCCGCCTCGGCCATGGGCTATGTCACCCGGATCGTGGATGCGCATATGCACATGGACACGCATGAGGCGGCGCGCAGATTTGCCGCGGAAGTTCGTCAGGTCGCGGAACGCGGCGGCCCGCCGACGGTGCTTCTTGCCGCGGGTGAGACGACCTTGAAGGTTACTGGTAGCGGGCGCGGCGGGCGCAACCAGGAATTCGCCCTCGTCGCGGCGATCGCGCTCGAAGGGGTCGTCAATGCCGCAATCCTGTCCAGCGGTACCGATGGCACCGATGGCCCGACCGACGCCGCGGGCGCCTTCGCCGATGGAAGCACCATCGCGCGTGCACGTGGAGCGGGAATAAGTGCGCCCCAATCGCTTGCGGACAATGATTCGAACAGTTTCTTCGCGGCGCTCGGCGATCTTCATGTAACGGGTCCGACTGGCACCAATGTCATGGATCTGGTCATTGGCGTGGTGAATTGACCGGCTCTTCAAACGCTGAACGATGGGAATGACGATGTCGCTGCGGATGCCGGATGCCGATCTGGCCATTATCGGTCGGCGAGCGGAAATTGCGGCGGCGATGCGTCTGATCGTCCCCGGCGAAGGGGTGATCGACGATCCCGATGGCCTGCGCGCCTATGAATGCGATGGGCTTACGGCCTACCACCAGCCGCCCATGCTGGTGGTATTGCCCGAGACGACGGACCAGGTCGCGCGCATTCTCGCCTGGTGCAACGCCAACGGGGTGAAGGTTGTGCCGCGCGGTTCGGGCACGTCGCTGTCGGGCGGCGCGCTGCCGCTGGCCGATTGCATCCTGCTCGGCCTGGGCAAGTTCAATCGCATCCTTGCGATCGACTATGATGAACGGATCGCAGTAGTTCAGCCGGGCGTGACCAACCTCGCCGTGACCCGCGCGGTCGAGGATCAGGGCTTCTATTATGCCCCCGATCCGTCCAGCCAGATCGCCTGCTCGATCGGTGGCAACGTCGCCGAGAATGCGGGTGGCGTTCACTGTCTCAAATATGGCGTGACCAGCAACAACGTGCTCGGCGTCGAGCTCGTCACGATGGCGGGAGAAATCCTGCGCATCGGGGGGCGTACGCTAGATGCGGCCGGACTCGATCTGCTCGGCGTCATCGTCGGATCCGAGGGCTTACTTGGCGTCGTCACCGAAGTCACAGTGCGGATCCTGCCCGCGCCGGAAACCGCGCGAGCCCTTCTGATCGGCTTCGCCACAGTGGAGGGCGCCGCGCAGTGCGTGGCCGACGTGATTGCGGGCGGCATCATCCCGGCGGGCATGGAGATGATGGACCGGCCCGCCATCCACGCCGCCGAGGCGTTCGTAGGCGTGGGCTATCCACTAGATGTCGACGCGCTGCTCATTGTCGAACTGGATGGGCCGGGCGCGGAATGCAGCCATCTGCTCGAGGAGGTGGAGCGCATCGCGCGCGCGAACGGCGCGGTCTCCATCCGCGTCTCTACCGATGAACAGGAGCGTATCGCCTTCTGGGCGGGCCGGAAAGCGGCATTCCCCGCGGTCGGGCGGCTCAGCCCGGATTATTACTGCATGGACGGGACGATACCGCGTCGGGCTCTGCCGATGGTCCTGGCGCGCATGGCTGACATGTCGAAGACCCATGGCTTGGCCGTCGCCAACGTTTTTCATGCGGGCGACGGCAACCTTCATCCGCTGATCCTCTACGACGCCAATGTGGACGGCGAACTCGAACGGGCGGAAGCATTCGGGAGCGATATCCTGCGGCTGTGCGTCGAGGTTGGCGGCGTCCTGACCGGCGAACATGGCGTCGGGGTCGAAAAGCGCGATCTCATGCCGGTGATGTTTTCCGGCATCGACCTGCAATATCAGCGGCAGCTGAAGCACGCATTCGATCCTGGTACACTGCTTAACCCAGGCAAGGTTTTTCCGATCCTCCATCGCTGTGCCGAGCAGGGCCGGACGCATGTCCATCACGGCAACTTGCCCTTTCCGGAACTGCCGCGCTTCTGATGATTGCGCACCGTCCTCATACGGCCGAGGAGCTTTGCGGCATCTTCGCTGCTGCGGCAGAGCGCGGGGCGCGCCTCGAGCTTCGCGGCGGGGGCAGCATGGCCGACGTCGGGTCACCCAGATCGGCCGAGATTGTCGATATGCGCGGCTTTGCGGGCGTCGTGGATTACGATCCGGCGGAGCTAGTGCTGACCGTCGGCGCCGGAACCCCTCTGGCTGGGGTGCAACAGTTGCTTGCGGCCAAGGATCAGGCTCTCGCCTTCGATCCGTTCGACGGCGGCCCCCTGTTCGGCGGACCGTCGGGCGCAGCGACGATTGGGGGTATCGTCGCCGCGGGCACAGCAGGCTCTCGACGGTTGAGCGGAGGCGGCGCGCGCGACCACCTGCTCGGCTTCACCGCAATATCAGGCCGCGGCGAAACCTTCGTCGCGGGCGGCCGCGTCGTAAAGAATGTGACCGGGTTCGATCTGCCAAAACTGATGGCAGGCAGCTGGGGACGGTTGGCGGCGCTCACTCAGATAACGTTGCGAGTTTTGCCTCGCCCGCGCGAAAGCATCACGCGGACGTACGCTGGCCTGACGCTTGAAGGAGCACGCGCCCTGTTCGCCGCCGCGATGGCGTCGCAGGCGAGTATCTCCGCTGCTGCTTACCGGCCCGGTGATGGGCGGGACAGCTCGCTAACGGCCTTGCGGATCGAGGGTTTCGGTCCCTCGGTCCGCGCCAGGCTCCTGATGCTGGACGGATTGGGTCAAGGCCTCGATGCCATGGTCGGGACGGACATCGATGGCGACCAGTTCTGGAACGAACTTGCCACGCTTTCCCCGCTTGCGGATGGCCGGCCGCTATGGCGGATCAGCGTGCCGCCCAGCGCCTGCAGCGGCCTAGTCGCGGCAATGCTGCCGCTCGACGTGCATTATCTTGTGGATTGGGCCGGGGCTCGCATCTGGATGACCTACAACGGACCTGCTTCGGTGCTGCGTGACGCCGCGGCCGCGCTCGGCGGCCATGCGATGCTCATCCGCGGCGATCCGGAGCTGCGCACCGCTACGCCGGCATTTCATCCCCAGCCCGCCTCAGTCGCCGCGCTGGAGGAACGCGTTCGCCGGGCCTTCGACCCGGCCGGTCTTTTCGAAACGGGTCGCTTTTGATGCGCACGACATTCTCCGAAGAGCAGCTCAGCGACCCCGCGATGGCTTCATCCGAAGCCGTCATCCGCAAATGTGTGCATTGCGGCTTCTGCACCGCGACCTGCCCGACTTACGTGCTGCTGGGAGACGAGCTCGATAGCCCGCGCGGCCGCATCTATCTGATCAAGGACATGCTGGAGGGTGCGCGGCAGCCGACGCCCGAGATCGTCAAACATGTTGACCGCTGCCTGTCATGTCTCGCCTGCATGACTACCTGCCCCTCCGGCGTGAACTACATGCATCTGGTCGATCATGCCCGCGCCTATATCGAAGAGCGCTATCGCCGGCCGCTCCGCGATCGGTTGCTGCGAGCATTGCTGGCCTGGGTTCTGCCGCATCCGCGCCGCTTCCGGATAGCGCTGCGCCTGGCACGGCTGGCCCGGCCGGCGGCGCCCTTGCTCACGCGCATACCTGCGCTGCGGCCGATCGCCGCGATGCTGGCGCTGGCGCCGCGCCGCGCAGCACCG
It includes:
- a CDS encoding TolB family protein — translated: MTKLGLLLLATVAATPTLAQRQSGSPLDHLPANVQQLTQFGERADFSPDNKQIAFMAKSFGDAFVIDLATRKIRCLTCNVPGGAFLRVMHLSNGDYILIGPEHFTDIRTSRTRDNELWYLSKAVGSKPIRLGEKMSEGAAVSKTGMQIAVSELPDQYPDLAKNASRIITMKVDLSGAVPRLTERKTVYVSNREDCITEAQDFYDHDTKLTFVCYNRKDIPPQDDQYADVMSLDLKSGIATNMTQHDHSYNEVEGIFPDGKYTAVEADRQVEQLGGRRGSHNIDIWKLRLDGTGKDLTRLTNFNDYEGWKASNPVISTDGRYMAFQLASTKDEAGVGYGLLLYRF
- a CDS encoding IclR family transcriptional regulator, with amino-acid sequence MADFEVEGDRLGRVQSLVRAFGLLDTLAKHDDGLTLTQVAALAKLPRSTAHRLLTTMAALRYVEFDPANNCWMIGVQAFALGSAFVQVRDLGRLGRPIMRSMMVEANEIVNIAVSDTEGVRYVGQVRPIDQRASTCQPGTHLPMHTTASGKVLLAHWKPTELDSFLQGRPLARRTYASIVEKSALVLQLDQIRSRGFAIDDQENSTGMRCVAAPVFDRNNRVRASLSISGSITRLPDQRLNTLGHSLAAAARRMSEDIGAVLAA
- a CDS encoding glycerate kinase type-2 family protein, which gives rise to MQVTGEQAIIEPTDRNRATLKHIYDAAIDAVRGESLIRSRSRLEENNWIYEHDGERISWPIDPAGAIVAIGAGKATASILAGLEAVLGDRLDGGRAIIKQGHGEALKRIELREAGHPIPDARGAAATAEMLEFLRDLGPHDNVFVALTGGASALLVAPADGITLAEKAHVTDILLASGANISEINTIRKRLSKVKGGHLLDAISPARSITLMISDVPGNDVAMIGSGPTYRDPSTPQEALAILERYGVMDKMSAPILAALRQPVDPAARIADDRAEHVVLADSHTSLAAAQSAASAMGYVTRIVDAHMHMDTHEAARRFAAEVRQVAERGGPPTVLLAAGETTLKVTGSGRGGRNQEFALVAAIALEGVVNAAILSSGTDGTDGPTDAAGAFADGSTIARARGAGISAPQSLADNDSNSFFAALGDLHVTGPTGTNVMDLVIGVVN
- a CDS encoding FAD-linked oxidase C-terminal domain-containing protein; protein product: MSLRMPDADLAIIGRRAEIAAAMRLIVPGEGVIDDPDGLRAYECDGLTAYHQPPMLVVLPETTDQVARILAWCNANGVKVVPRGSGTSLSGGALPLADCILLGLGKFNRILAIDYDERIAVVQPGVTNLAVTRAVEDQGFYYAPDPSSQIACSIGGNVAENAGGVHCLKYGVTSNNVLGVELVTMAGEILRIGGRTLDAAGLDLLGVIVGSEGLLGVVTEVTVRILPAPETARALLIGFATVEGAAQCVADVIAGGIIPAGMEMMDRPAIHAAEAFVGVGYPLDVDALLIVELDGPGAECSHLLEEVERIARANGAVSIRVSTDEQERIAFWAGRKAAFPAVGRLSPDYYCMDGTIPRRALPMVLARMADMSKTHGLAVANVFHAGDGNLHPLILYDANVDGELERAEAFGSDILRLCVEVGGVLTGEHGVGVEKRDLMPVMFSGIDLQYQRQLKHAFDPGTLLNPGKVFPILHRCAEQGRTHVHHGNLPFPELPRF
- a CDS encoding FAD-binding protein translates to MIAHRPHTAEELCGIFAAAAERGARLELRGGGSMADVGSPRSAEIVDMRGFAGVVDYDPAELVLTVGAGTPLAGVQQLLAAKDQALAFDPFDGGPLFGGPSGAATIGGIVAAGTAGSRRLSGGGARDHLLGFTAISGRGETFVAGGRVVKNVTGFDLPKLMAGSWGRLAALTQITLRVLPRPRESITRTYAGLTLEGARALFAAAMASQASISAAAYRPGDGRDSSLTALRIEGFGPSVRARLLMLDGLGQGLDAMVGTDIDGDQFWNELATLSPLADGRPLWRISVPPSACSGLVAAMLPLDVHYLVDWAGARIWMTYNGPASVLRDAAAALGGHAMLIRGDPELRTATPAFHPQPASVAALEERVRRAFDPAGLFETGRF